The sequence GGCGTGCGGCAACTGCAGGGGTAATCAGCATGGCGCTCATGAGAATAACGCCCACCGTCTGCAAACCGATAATGATTGCCAGTACAATCATAAATGACAGCAGAAGATTCAGCTTTTTTGGGGAAAAGCCAAGGCTCTGGGCAAAGTCGCTGTCAAAAGTGAAAAGCTTAAATTCCTTCCAGAACAGCAGCACCAGTGCCAATAATATAATACCGCAAATTACCATTAGAATGATATCCCGCTGTAAAAGCGTAGACGCCTGACCGAAGATAAAGCGTTTCAGTCCAGCCTGATTGGAGTTTGGTATCTTCTGTACGTAAGTGAGCAGCACCAGGCCCAATCCAAAGAATACGGACATCACCAGAGCCAGCGCACTGTCAAATTTTACGCGGGTATGCCTCACAATACTGACAATAAACAGTGTTGCCAGCAAACCGGAAATAAGGGCGCCCATCAGCAGAACCTCTGTATTTTTACTGCCAGACAGAACAAAGGCCATCACCACACCGGGGAGGGCGGAGTGGGATATTCCGTCACCCAGCAGGCTTTGCCTGCGAAGCACTGCAAAGCTGCCGAGTACTCCGCTGATCAGTCCCAAGAGGGCGGAACCCAGAGCTACTGTCTGGAATGTATAGTCGGAAAATAACGAAATAATACTGCTTAACATCACATCACACCCCTTAGAAGCGTACCGGAGCTTTGGTAGGTCTTTTTTAAATTGTCTTCGTGGAATACTTCCTCCACAGGTCCACAGGCAACCACGCGCAAATTAATAAGGGTAACCCAGTCGAAGTAATCGGGTACCGTCTGCAGATCGTGATGGACGACCACCACGGTTTTATTCTGTTCCTTCAGTTCTTTTAACAGTGCTACAATCGCCCGTTCCGTTTGAGCGTCTACCCCCTTAAAGGGTTCATCCATAAAGTAAACTTCAGCTTCCTGTGCCAGGGCGCGGGCCAGGAAAACCCGTTGCTGCTGGCCGCCGGAGAGCTGGCTGATCTGGCGGGAAGCATATTCCTGCATGCCTACTTTTGCCAGCATTTGTTTTGCCAGCTCCACATCCGGTTTACCGGGACGGCGGATCCAGCCCAACTTTCCGTAGCAGCCCATCAGCACCACATCCTGCACTGTGGCTGGGAAATCCCAGTCCACACTGCCGCTTTGAGGTACATAGCCGATGCGGTTTTTTAAGGTACGTATATCATCATTTCCGTCCAGAAACCGGACGGCTCCGGTGACTGGCTTTAAAAGTCCGAGCATAGCTTTGATTAAGGTCGTTTTACCGGCTCCGTTTGGACCGACCACCGCCATCAGTTTTCCCTTTGGGATTTTTAAGTCTATATCCCAAAGGACAGGCTTGGCGTCATAGGCTACGGTTAAATCCTCTACCTCCACTGCATAGTTTTGTTGTCTTTCCATATGATTCCCTCCTGTCACTTTAATGCATCTACAATCGTGTCAACATTTGCTTTAATGGTCAGGATATAAGTGTCGGCTCCGGACTGGGCATCGCCCAGGGAGTCGGAATAAAGCTCTCCGCCGATGGAAACATCAAAGCCCTTCGCTTTTACCGCAGCCTGAAGCGCTTCAATGGTTTTTGGCGGCACGGAAGATTCTACAAAAATCGCCTTAATCTGCCGTTCCACAATAAAATTGGCCAGATCACTTACATCGGCAGTACCTGCTTCCGCATCGGTGCTGATGCCTTGCAGACCCCGTACCTCAAAGCCATAGGCTTTGCCAAAGTACTGAAACGCATCGTGAGCGGTCACCAGCACGCGGTATTTTTCCGGCAGTTCATCAGCGCGGCCGCGAATGTACGTATCCGTCTCATCAAGTTCTTTTAAGTAAGCGTCCAGATTTGCCTCATAGTCTGCCTTTCCATTGGGATCGGCGTCTGTTAATCCTTTTGCAACGGTTTTAGCTGCATCCTTCCATAGGGAAACGTCGAACCAGATATGAGGATCGTGGATGGAGTTGTCATCCTCCCATGCCAGAAGCCTGGATTCGTCTAAGCCCTTTTCAATGCAGATGACTGCTGATCCCTGGTTTGACAGGTTCTCAAATATTTCCCCCATTTTTCCTTCCAGATGCAGGCCGTTATACACTACCACATCCGCTTTCTGCATCAGAGAAACATCTCCGGCACTGGCCTGATACAAATGCGGGTCAATACCTGGCCCCATCAGGCCGTTTACCGTAACCCGTTCCCCGCCGATGGATGAAACCAGATCAGCCAGCATGGTGGTGGTAGCGACTATATTTAATTTATCTTTTGATGAGTCTTCGTTTACCGCCGGAGCAGAACAGCCCGTAAGCAGTAAGGTGAAACTCAGGATCGTACCAAGAATGCCTTTCGTTTTTTGATTCATGAGAAACCTCCTTAAAATATATTTGGTGTTATCCCCCCTATGTCTCGTCTACATAGATTTGACAGGCGGCCTTATAACTGATTTGAACACGTTTTCCTTCCAGGTCGAGGGTCAGCGGCCCTTCGTATGCGGCAGCTTCTATAATGCGGACAGAGCATCCAATGGTGATTCCGCTTTCCTGCAGATAGTCTAAAAGTTCCTTTTCTTCCTTTACACGCCGGATATGGGAGGTCGCACCCATAGGAAGCAGGTTTAAGGTCAGCAGCGGAGCGTGGTCGATTTGGCCGTCGGGATGGGGAATTGCACTGCCGTGGGGGCAATAGGCCGGGTAATTCAGAAATTTATCCAGCCGTGCGGTCAGCCGTGACGGGGTGATATGTTCCAGCAGTTCTGCGTCTTCATGTGCCTCACTCCACGAGTAGCCAAGATGGCGCATCAGGAAAACCTCCCAGAGCCGATGGCCCCGCACCAGCGAAATGGCAACCTGAATTCCCTCAGGCGTCAGGCATGAACCTTTGTAGGGCTCATAATGAGTCAGCCCCTCCCGTTTCAGCTTTCCAAGCATTTCTGTCACAGAAGCAGGAGCGATCTGCAAAGTTTCCGCAATCTGTTTATTGCTTACCAGCCCTTCCATACCGCCGAGCTTATAAATAGCTTTTAAATAATCTTCTTTGTTTGGTGTCATTTTATCTTCCTCCGTTTTAGAGATATAAACCCCGCCATCTGCGTGGGTAAAGAAATTGTTTGAAGAGTAAAAGTTCTTTATACCGCTAATAATTTCACAATTCCCCCAATCAGCAGGATAAGGGCGGTTACTATTAAAGTAGGTATCTTGCTGCGAAAAAGCTGTTTTGTATAAGTATCCATAATTTTCCTCCTGTTGTGTCGTTGTATTTAAATGTTTAGGCATACCTAAACTTTATTATATTATATGCCTAAATATGTAGAAATGCAAGTGGTTTACATATAAAATCAATCATTTCATTATTCAGTTCTGTTAGGGGAGGGAAATAACGTTTCCCTTGGCTAATTTATGGGACCTAAGTAGAAAGTGTTACGAATACACTATATAAAGTAAAAAAAACAGAGGATGAATGACAATGAGCCAACTTCCGCCTCAGGAATTCCGTACCGTCCGGGGATATGAACTGAAAAAACAAAATGAGAGCAGACTTACGCCTGCTCTTGAGGATTATCTTGAAATGGCGTACCGATTGTGTCTGGAAGAGAGCTGCACTCGCATAAACAGACTTTCAGGGCAGCTGCACGTTCGTCCGTCGTCTGCGTCAAAGATGGTATCCAAGCTTGTCCAGCTTGGATATTTGAGATACGATGGCTTTGAAAATATCCTGCTGACTGATGAGGGAAGAATAACCGGAGAATATCTGCTGGAACGTCATAATACTTTGGAGCGTTTTTTTACCATGCTTAAAAGCCCGCGTCCATTGGAAGAAGCAGAATTGGTTGAACATATGCTGGGAGATTTGACTGTATTGGAAATAAAGATGCTGATGGAGTTTTTTATTCAAAATCCGGATGTTAAAATACAGTTTGAGAGTTTTAGGGATATGGTTATTTCTAAAGATTAAATGGTCTTCAGTAATTAAAGGATTGCAGTAAACGCTTGTTAGGTCATGAATTAATCAATGCCTGATCAAGTATTCAAACGTTATTTCATTCCCGTTTCCCGGGCGTAAGGATTTACGTGTGGCCGTCATTCTTTACAAGTAGCCTTTTATAAGTTGCATCCACGCCGATCGCCCCAATCGGAGCAGTGATCAGGATCGCTAAAACCGCAACTGTCAAAATCGTATTGCCGGCTGCAACGCCTGCCGCCGAAGGAAGTCCGCCGATTGCCGCCTGTACAGTTGCTTTCGGCAAATATGCGATGGCACAAAACAGGCGTTCCTTTGCGTTTATTGGGGTTTTGGCAAGGCAGAAAAATACGCCGCATATCCGGATCAACAGGGCGATAAAGATAAGAGCGACAGCCGCAAATCCAGCCTTTGCTGCGTAGCTGATATCCACCGTCGCGCCCACCAATATGAACAGCATCAATTCCGCAGCCACCCAGATTTTTGAGAACTTGCCCGACAGGCGCTTTGCTAAAATATCGTACTGCTTTAAGATAGTACCGCCTAAAGCCATGACAGCCAGTAAGCCCGACATGGGCACATACGCTTTAATGGCTGTTTCAAGAGAAACCAGCAGGAATGCAGTGCTTAATAGAATCAAAATTTTGACCGTATCCCGTATGTGGATTTTTTGAAACAGCTTCACCAAAACCAGGCCCAGTAAAACACCAACCAGTAAGCCTGTTATAATGGCGATTGGTATTTTTATAAGGCTTATAGCATCAAAGCTGCTTCCCTCGTACATGCCCATAAATGATGTAAAAAGGACAATGACATAAATGTCGTCAACGGACGCTCCGGCCATGATAAGCTGGGGGATGCTCTTTTCCCGGCCGTAGCCATGCTCCATCAGCTTTAACATTTTAGGCACAATCACTGCCGGAGAGACTGCACCGAGCACTGTTCCCATAATAGCTGCTTCCAAATGAGAAATCGGAAAGAACATTGGTGCAAAAATAGTAGTGGCGGCTATTTCAAAACTTGCCGGAATGAAGCACATAAGGATTGCCGGGCGGCCAACCTTTTTTAAATCCTTAATATCCAGCGCGAGCCCTGCCCTTGTAAGGATCACGATCAGGGCAATTTGTCTCAAATCAGCAGAAATATTCAACAGCTCCGGCGCGATCAAATTCAGTGCATACGGCCCTAACACAATACCAGTGAGCAGCATACCCACAAGGCCGGGGAGTTTTAGTTTCTGCATGGTTCCGCTCAATACCATGCCGCAAAGAACCATCATTGCAAGACTGAAAAGCATACTTATCCTCCTTTGTGCAGAAATGTAAAAAAGCCGACACTTCTGCAATGAAATAATTGCAGAAGTCATCAGCTTAATAAGCGGTTCGGCTAAAATCAGCACAGGGAGAACTTCATTCCCTTTGGCCATTATAGCAAAGATGTTTGAAAATTTCAAGGAATAACTCATAAGATCTTCTTATAATCCTCTTCATTATATCTTATGGCGATACAACGTGTCATATCAAAAAATCATATAAAAAAACGTATCAAGCCAATCACACATCCCTTTTTAAAAACTGTTCATCATACATCTTCTGCGCTTGGTCCAATGCAATAGTGGGAGATTGAACATTGCTGTAAGCATTTTTCACCGCCATACCGATAATGCTCAAAAAACGGCGTTCATCAAATGGAAAACCGGACAACTCAGGCACCCGCCGCCCTTTGGCCATTACAAAACAGTCCTTTGCATAATTTAGCCATGGATAAGAATTGACGATTTCATAATTTTCATAGGATTTCTTACAGGGGGAAACGCTTCCCAGCAGTGTTTCAGCGGAGGCGATTGTTTCACTGCATATCCAGCGGATAAAGGATAATGCTTCATTGGCCCGGCGGCTGTATTTTGAAACGCCGAGAGTTCCGCCGCCGATGACTGGGTTGCCGCCGGGAACCAGAGCATATCCGATATTTCCCACAACCTTGGAAGTTGAACTGAGCAGGTCAGAAGCATAGTTGCTGTACAGCAGGGTCATAGCAATGTTTCCGCTGGCAAAAGAGGTGGCGGTATTGGTCCACCAGGAATTATACTTTGGGCTGGAATAATTGCGGATATCCACAAGCTGTTCCAATGCCCGGACCGCGGCCGGAGAATTCAGGGCCACATTGTAGTGTTCGTCATACAGATTGTCCTGATAACTGAAAAAACGGGCCAAAAATTCAGAGCCTGCTACTCCGGTGGAACCAAGAGTGAGAGTGGCCCCATAATCCACAGGAGATGTTGGGTTCAGAGATTTTGTAAAGAATGCGGCAATCCGGTTGAACTTATCAAAAGTATCTGGAGGGAGCAGCTCTTCCCGGTGTTTTTCAAAGTACATGCGGCGGTAAATAGGGTCATTGAATAAATCTTTTCTGTAAAACAGAAGCTGCATACTTGGAGAAGTGGGCAATGCGTATACATGTCCGTTGATCATTGAAAACGGCTCAATGGTACCATCTATAAATTCATTGAGACATTGAGAGACCGACGGATCGATTCCATCCAGTGGCTGTAATATTTTTTCTGCAAACCAGGATAACCAGGTCACATCCAGACGCAGGATGTCGAATACGGAGTCCTTTGTCATATTTGTAAAGGCTTCATAGATTTCATCGTAGGAATAAATGGTGATGTTAACGGGTATCCCGGTTTTTTGAGTATACAGGCGGGAAAGGCTGCGAAGAGTGTAAGCGCTGGGGGTGTCAAGGGTCAGGATGTTTAACGGGGATTTGTTATCGCTGTAGATGATATTCGAAAACCAATCACGGAAACCTGAATTTTCAAGAATTCTTTTCTCCGGATATTTGCCTGAGGGATCATTTTCAATCAGGGTTTCGGCAGCGATCTTTCCCAACTGGCGGTAATTCAGTTCGTATTTATCAAAGTCGTTTTCGGGCATGGTAAATACAGGAGAAACGGTGTATATATTTAAGCTGAGCTCTGGGTAAAAGGTATTATGTATATCTTTTACAGATTCAGCAAAACCGTAATTGGATATAAAAATGGCCTGGGGCGTGGAATCATGGAAGATCTGCATAATGTTCTGCAGTTTCCTGTATGAGTCCGTCTGTATGTGGTGCACGGAACAGGAGGAGCTCTTCATCGTGTCCATAAAGCCGTCATAAAATGCCAGCTCATTGGACAGCCGAAGGCTACCGGTCAAAATACAGATATTTGTATATTTCTTTTCCAAAGCCTTCCTGGCTAATTCTTTTCCTGCCTGTCCATAGTTGAATCCAATATATTTACAGGATATATCAGGATCCCGTTCAATGAAAATGATATTTTCCCGGATCTTTTTCTTTCCCTCTAAGTATGGAATAGAGTCTGACTTGGAGGTAAAGGAAGTAAATGATGCAATTCCTGCGGGCATAAGGGAACGTATGTCCTGTAAGGCATTGATCTCAGCCTCCGGCTGATCGTCATTGGTGAGATACTGACATACGGAATAACTATGATTTTCGGCATAAGCCTTAAAACTCATAAAAAAATCGATGTATTGTTTGGAACGCAGGTTTGGAAGAATGACGGCTAATAAATCGGAGCGCCCCTTGCGCAGTAATTTAGCTCTTTCATTGGGGATATATCCAAGAGAGGCAGCGGCATCCATTACCTGTTTTATCTTTTCGCTGCTGACGTTGCCTTTTTCATTTAGAACATTTGAAACAGTTCCCTGGGCAACACCGGCGGCCCTGGCAATATCTTTAATAGTAACCATAAAATACCTCCATAATTTACCAGAAACAAATGATTATTTATAGTATAACATATAAAATAAAAAATGAAACCTCTTTTTAAATGTGAAAAACAAACATTAAAATGCAAATATTTGTAAATATATTGTATGAAATATATAAAAATATTATTGACACGTTTCAATCGCTGTGATAAACTACCCATGTAAACATCGATTGTTGAATTTAAGGAGGGGTTGTTTTGAAAAAAATGAAACATTTATCTGCGATCACATTGGCAATGGTCATGGCTGCAGCAGGTGTATTGACTGGGTGCGGCGGCAATTCAACAGGTGCAGCAAAGGCAGAGCAAACGGAAACAAACGCCGAGTCAGCCTCAGCGGATACAGATTCTGCAAAGGCAGAGCCTCAGGAAAATGCGGGGGATGCATTGCGCCTGACGTTTTACTATCCGGTCAACGTAGGCGGATCAGCTGCACAGCTTATTGAAAAAATCTGCACGGACTTTAACTCGGAGAATCCTGATATTGTTGTTGAACCGGTTTATACAGGAAACTATGACGACACTGTTACAAAAATCCAGACGGCCGTACAGGGAGGAACCCCGCCGGATGTGTTTGTAAGTCTGGCGACCCAGAGATTTACCATGTCATCTACAGGTATGGCTATGCCGCTGGATGATTTTATTGCAGCTGACGGAGAAGAAGGAAAAGCATTCATCTCAGACTTTCTTCCTGGATTTATGGAAGATTCTTATGTAGATGGAAAGATTTATTCAATTCCTTTCCAAAGAAGTACGGAGATCCTCTATTATAACAAAGACCTGTTCAAGGAAGCCGGACTTGATCCGGAGAAGCCGCCCAGAACCTGGGAGGAGCTGGCGGATTATGCGGTGAAGCTGACAAACAGCGACCATTATGGTGTTGGCATCGCTTTGAATTCCGGCTCTGCTCAGTGGACGTTCACAGGATTTGCGTTACAGAACAGCAAAGACGGTAAAAACCTCATGAGTGAAGATGGAAAGACCGTTTACTTTAATACCCCTGAAAATGTAGAAGCCCTTCAGTTCTGGCTGGACCTCCAGAATAAATACAAATGCATGGCAGAAGGGATCGTACAATGGACCGACCTGCCCACACAGTTCCTGGCAGGGGAAGTAGCTATGATCTATCATACCACCGGAAATATGACCAATATCAACAGTAACGCCAAGTTTGAGTTTGGTACGGCATTTATGCCGGGACATGCACGGGATGCGGCTCCCACAGGCGGCGGTAACTTCTATATCTCAAACGGAATCGCGAAGGAGCGTGCGGATGCAGCTTGGAAATTCATTAAATTTGCTACTTCTACGGAAAGAGCAGCCCAGTGGAGCCTGGATACTGGTTACGTAGCGACCAGACAGTCTTGCTATGATACGGATCTGATTAAAGATTATTATGCAAAGGTTCCTCAGGCTTCCATCGCTTATGAGCAGCTTCCCTTTGCAAAACCGGAGCTGACGACTTATAATGCGGCTGAAATATGGAGGATTTTAAACGATAACATCCAGGCGGCAGTAGTGGGAGATATGACAGCACAGGAAGCGCTGGACCAGGCCCAGGAGGAAGCAGAGGAAGTTTTAGCAGATTTTCAATAGTATAGGAAACCGAAAGGGGATTGCAGCTTGCAAACCCCTTTCTTTAAAGAAGGGTGACGGATCGATGAATGGTGATTTAAAAAAGAAGAAGGAATTGAAACATAATTTCACGGCATGGATGCTTGTTGCCCCGGCACTGGCGTTCATGCTGGTATTTACAGCGTACCCTGTATTCAGGAGTCTGTATCTAAGCCTTATGAAATATAAAATGGGAATGGGGGCGCCAGAGCTTATTGGGCTGGAAAACTATGCAAAACTGTTTTCATCAAAGCTGTTTTGGAAGGTAATGGGAAATACAGTCTTTTTTGCACTGATTACCGTACTGCCCAGCATGGCTGTGGGATTGGGCCTTGCCGTTCTGGTAAATAGAAGGAGCCGGACCATCGGTTTTGTAAGAACGGCTTTCTTCTATCCGGTTGTAATGCCTATGATAGCCATAGCCAGTGTCTGGATGTTCATCTATATGGCGAAAAACGGATTGTTTGACCAGATGCTCATTAGCATGGGCTTTCGTCCATTGAACGTCCTGTCAAAGAAAAGTACGGTGCTGCCTGCCATGGCGGTCATGTACGTATGGAAGGAGGCAGGATATTTGATGGTATTTTTCCTGTCGGGGATCCAGAGCATATCAACGGAGGTCATGGAGGCTGCAAAGATCGATGGGGCCGGAAACTTAAAAATCTTTAGAAAGATTACCCTGCCATTGCTGGCCCCTACATTCCTTTTTGTATCGACCATTGCCTTTACGAATAGTTTTAAGCTTGTGGATCATGTTGTGATCATGACAGAGGGGGCTCCTAACAATGCCAGCACCCTCCTTCTTTACTACATTTACCAGCAGGGCTTTACGAATTTTAATTATGGTGTGTCCTCCGCACTGACGGTTATCATGCTTTTCTTGCTGTTAATTGTGTCACTGCCGAGATTTATAAGCCAGGACAAGAAGATCCATTATAATTAGAGGGGAGAAGGTTATGAAGAACTTAAAGAAACTATTAATATCCATTTGTTCCGTACTGCTGGCAACCGCGTGGCTGGCTCCCCTGTTTTGGCTTGTTTGTACAGCTTTAACGGAGCCTACGTTTAAAATGGCGTTCTTTCCCAATTCTAAGTTTACTTTGGGCAATATCGTGTATGTGTGGAATGCCATACCCTTTGGAAGATATTATTTAAATACCCTCTTCCTTGTTGCGGTAACATTTTGTATTCAGTTTGTTACATCTACCTTGGCTGGATATGCCCTTGGTGTCATGGAGTTTAAGGGACAGTATCTGGTGATGGCAGTGATTTTTATGCAGATTATTATACCTAATGATGTACTGATTACGCCTAACTTTATGACCTTATCGGAGATGGGGCTTACAGATACAAAGCTTGGCATCATGCTGCCGTTTTATGGAAGTGCCCTGGCAATCTTCCTTTTAAGGCAGCACTTTAAGACCATACCCAGGGCCTTAGCGGAAGCGGCAAGAATTGACGGCGCAAATATATGGCAAACCATCTGGCAGGTATATATGCCATGTGCAAAACCGGCATATATGTCATTTGCAGTCATTTCGGTCAGCTATCACTGGAACAACTATCTGTGGCCGTTAATTGTAACAAATTCCCCTGCAAACCGCACCCTGACGGTGGGTCTTGCTATTTTTGCAAAATCCAAGGAAGCAAATATGCAGTGGGCGAATGTCTGCGCAGCCACGTTAATTATCATACTGCCGTTATTAATAGCCTTTTTCATCCTGCAAAGACAGTTTATGAGCAGCTTTGTCAGTGCAGGCATCAAGGAGTAGGGGGAGAAGACGATGGAATTACATTTTTTAGGCTGTGGATCGGCATTTTATCCTCAGTATAAAAATACCAGTGCATATTTTGAATTGAACAATGACCTCTATTTGATCGATTGCGGAGAAACTGTATTTGAAGCATTGCTCTCATTGGTTGATCTTGAACAATACAGGGAAATTTACGTTGTGATCACACATCTGCACGCGGATCATGTGGGAAGCCTGGCCTCTTTGATTTCTTATACTTATTGCATGTTGGATAAGAAGCAGGTTACCGTTATTCATCCCAAGCCTACGATTGCCCAGTTATTAAGCCTTATGGGGATCGGAAGGGAGTTTTACCGTTATAAAGAGGCTTATAACGGCAGCAGTGTAGAATTTGAAGCGATCCAGGTTCAGCATGTGGATAATATGGAGTGTTTTGGCTATGTCATAAAAGTAAATGGAGAAACGATTTATTACAGCGGAGATTCCTCTCATCTGCCTCAAAGAATACTGGAGGATTTTAAAAAGGGGGAAATCAAGACCATTTATCATGACACAAGCACCCATGATTCTGACTATGCAACCCACTGTTATTATGGTAAACTGGAGGCATGGATTCCCCATGAGATGAGAAGGAGGGTATTTTGCATGCATTTGGATTCTGATTGTAAAGATTTGTTGGAAGGAAAAGGGTTTTCCGTAGTAAACGTGGATGGTGATTCGTATGCTGAATCTAGGTGATTTTCAGGAACTGAACGAAATTACAATTACAGTACGTATATGCCTGGCTCTGATTATAGGCGGCATTCTGGGAATGGAAAGAGAAGTCAGGAAGCAGCCGGCAGGATTCCGGACGTATATGCTGGTATGTATGGGATCGGCAGCAGTGATGATGACCAACCAGTATATTTCGCAAACCTTTGGCGGCTCAGACCCCTCAAGGCTTGGCGCGCAGGTGGTCAGCGGGATCGGCTTTTTAGGGGCAGGTACCATCATAGTGACCAGAAATAATCAGGTAAGGGGTTTAACCACTGCCGCCGGATTGTGGGCGGCTGCCTGTGCAGGGCTGGCTGTTGGCATCGGGTTCTACAAGGGGGCAATACTTGTGGGATTGGCTATCAGTCTGATTATGACGGTTTTCCAAAAGGTTGACAGCCGGCTTATGGCAACTTCAAGAATCTTTAATTTGTATATGAACTTCAATGCTGCGGCAAATTTGAATCTGTTTCTGGAAAGCTGCAAAGAAAGGAATATACAAATTATTGATATCCAGGCATTTAAAGCAAAGGGCAAGGGAGAAGACGGTATCATTGTCATGATCACATTGAAAACTGCAAAAAGAGAGCCCCGGGGGAACGTATTGCAGTTTTTAGGTATGGCAGAGGGGCTTAAGTATATGGAGGAATTGTAGTTTGATGGACAAAGAATTACATATTGACAGGAAAGAAATCGAAGAGCTTGTACTTGATACCAGATGCTTTTTTAATGACCAGCGGCTGGCAGCAGATGTCCGGTCTAAGGGTCCGGCGGATTACGTCACTCAGGTAGATATCCAGGTTCAAAAGTGGCTGAAAGAAAAACTGGAGGAGAAATATCCTCTGATCCAATTCATGGGAGAAGAGAAGAACAATTCGGACCTGGATTTTAACAGGCCGATGTGGATTGTGGATCCGGTGGATGGAACCACCAACTTACTTCATGATTACAAACAAAGTGCCGTAAGCATAGGCTTATGGGATGGAAAAAGAATAGGGTTAGGAGCTGTATACCTGCCATTCTTAAATGAATTTTTCTGGGCGGTAGAGGGAGAAGGCGCTTTTTTAAACGGCAGCAGAATCCGTGTCAGCAATAATAAAACCCTGGAAGAATCGTTGATCGCCATAGGCACAAGCCCTTATTATAAGGAAAATGCGGAAAGAATCTTTGATATGAGCAGAAGGATTTTTATAAAATGCCAGGATATCCGCCGAGGCGGCTCCGC is a genomic window of Lacrimispora sphenoides containing:
- a CDS encoding MgtC/SapB family protein, with the translated sequence MLNLGDFQELNEITITVRICLALIIGGILGMEREVRKQPAGFRTYMLVCMGSAAVMMTNQYISQTFGGSDPSRLGAQVVSGIGFLGAGTIIVTRNNQVRGLTTAAGLWAAACAGLAVGIGFYKGAILVGLAISLIMTVFQKVDSRLMATSRIFNLYMNFNAAANLNLFLESCKERNIQIIDIQAFKAKGKGEDGIIVMITLKTAKREPRGNVLQFLGMAEGLKYMEEL
- a CDS encoding MBL fold metallo-hydrolase gives rise to the protein MELHFLGCGSAFYPQYKNTSAYFELNNDLYLIDCGETVFEALLSLVDLEQYREIYVVITHLHADHVGSLASLISYTYCMLDKKQVTVIHPKPTIAQLLSLMGIGREFYRYKEAYNGSSVEFEAIQVQHVDNMECFGYVIKVNGETIYYSGDSSHLPQRILEDFKKGEIKTIYHDTSTHDSDYATHCYYGKLEAWIPHEMRRRVFCMHLDSDCKDLLEGKGFSVVNVDGDSYAESR
- a CDS encoding ABC transporter substrate-binding protein, yielding MKKMKHLSAITLAMVMAAAGVLTGCGGNSTGAAKAEQTETNAESASADTDSAKAEPQENAGDALRLTFYYPVNVGGSAAQLIEKICTDFNSENPDIVVEPVYTGNYDDTVTKIQTAVQGGTPPDVFVSLATQRFTMSSTGMAMPLDDFIAADGEEGKAFISDFLPGFMEDSYVDGKIYSIPFQRSTEILYYNKDLFKEAGLDPEKPPRTWEELADYAVKLTNSDHYGVGIALNSGSAQWTFTGFALQNSKDGKNLMSEDGKTVYFNTPENVEALQFWLDLQNKYKCMAEGIVQWTDLPTQFLAGEVAMIYHTTGNMTNINSNAKFEFGTAFMPGHARDAAPTGGGNFYISNGIAKERADAAWKFIKFATSTERAAQWSLDTGYVATRQSCYDTDLIKDYYAKVPQASIAYEQLPFAKPELTTYNAAEIWRILNDNIQAAVVGDMTAQEALDQAQEEAEEVLADFQ
- a CDS encoding inositol monophosphatase family protein encodes the protein MDKELHIDRKEIEELVLDTRCFFNDQRLAADVRSKGPADYVTQVDIQVQKWLKEKLEEKYPLIQFMGEEKNNSDLDFNRPMWIVDPVDGTTNLLHDYKQSAVSIGLWDGKRIGLGAVYLPFLNEFFWAVEGEGAFLNGSRIRVSNNKTLEESLIAIGTSPYYKENAERIFDMSRRIFIKCQDIRRGGSAAIDMVYVACGRLDGYFEMNLNPWDYSGAYLIVKEAGGMVAEFDGSPVQFHKKSHLIVSNGHIWHEMQKEICI
- a CDS encoding carbohydrate ABC transporter permease, giving the protein MKNLKKLLISICSVLLATAWLAPLFWLVCTALTEPTFKMAFFPNSKFTLGNIVYVWNAIPFGRYYLNTLFLVAVTFCIQFVTSTLAGYALGVMEFKGQYLVMAVIFMQIIIPNDVLITPNFMTLSEMGLTDTKLGIMLPFYGSALAIFLLRQHFKTIPRALAEAARIDGANIWQTIWQVYMPCAKPAYMSFAVISVSYHWNNYLWPLIVTNSPANRTLTVGLAIFAKSKEANMQWANVCAATLIIILPLLIAFFILQRQFMSSFVSAGIKE
- a CDS encoding carbohydrate ABC transporter permease, translated to MNGDLKKKKELKHNFTAWMLVAPALAFMLVFTAYPVFRSLYLSLMKYKMGMGAPELIGLENYAKLFSSKLFWKVMGNTVFFALITVLPSMAVGLGLAVLVNRRSRTIGFVRTAFFYPVVMPMIAIASVWMFIYMAKNGLFDQMLISMGFRPLNVLSKKSTVLPAMAVMYVWKEAGYLMVFFLSGIQSISTEVMEAAKIDGAGNLKIFRKITLPLLAPTFLFVSTIAFTNSFKLVDHVVIMTEGAPNNASTLLLYYIYQQGFTNFNYGVSSALTVIMLFLLLIVSLPRFISQDKKIHYN